The genomic stretch TCCGCGTCTCCCCCGGGATCGACCCGCCGACCATCAGCACGACGCCGAATTCGCCCAGCGTGTGCGCGAAGGTGAAGACCGCCCCGGTGACGATGCCCGATCGCGCGAGCGGCAATTCGATTCGCCACAGCCCCTGCCACAGCCCGAGCCCGCACATCGCGGCGGCATCGCGCACCTCGCCGCCAATCGCTTCGAACGCGCGCTGGCACGGCTGGATGGCGAAGGGCAGGTTGACCAGCACCGATGCGACCAGAACGCCCTGGAAGCTGAACACCAAAGACGTGCCGAACAGCCCGCGCCACGCCTGCCCCACCACCGAATCCGGCCCCATGCCGACCAGCAGGTAGAAGCCGATCACCGTCGGCGGCAGGATCAGCGGCAGCGTCAGCGCCGCTTCGATCACTGCGCGCCCGCGAAACCGCGTCGCCGCGAGCCAGCGCCCGATCAGCACCGCCAGCGGCAGCAGGATCGCAACCGTCGCGCTGCCCAGCAGCAGCGACAGCCGAAGCGCTTCCCAGTCAACCACCCCGCGCGGCCCCACCCCC from Sphingomonas hengshuiensis encodes the following:
- the modB gene encoding molybdate ABC transporter permease subunit, translated to MVDWEALRLSLLLGSATVAILLPLAVLIGRWLAATRFRGRAVIEAALTLPLILPPTVIGFYLLVGMGPDSVVGQAWRGLFGTSLVFSFQGVLVASVLVNLPFAIQPCQRAFEAIGGEVRDAAAMCGLGLWQGLWRIELPLARSGIVTGAVFTFAHTLGEFGVVLMVGGSIPGETRTLALSIYDRVQAFDNDGAARMAAILLAIATVAVTISFAIGGQRRHG